From Pseudomonadota bacterium:
AGTACAATGCAGCAAATTTTACCCGAGATGCCCTGATCGCAGCAAAACAAATTCATGCGAAAGGCAAAATCCCCATTTTGGTGGGCGGCACCGGGCTTTATATTAAATCTCTTCTTAAAGGCATATTCGATACAAAACCTGTTAACCATGACTTGAGGGCATATCTTAAAAAAGAACTGCAGGAAAAAGGAAGCGCCGTACTTTACCAGGAACTTGTTACTTGTGACCCCGCAGCCGCGCAAAAAATCCATCCAAACGATCACTACAGGATACTTCGTGCCCTTGAGGTCTTTAAGACTTCTGGAACGCCTCGTTCTCTACATTTTGAAAAACAGGAATATGAAAATCCATTCAAGCGCGTATTAAAAATCGGACTCACCTGCATAAATCGTCAAACCCTTTATGATCGAATCAACCAACGCGTAGAAATGATGATTAAGCTGGGTCTGATCGACGAGGTTAATACACTTCTTGAAATGGGCTATTCTCCAGACC
This genomic window contains:
- the miaA gene encoding tRNA (adenosine(37)-N6)-dimethylallyltransferase MiaA — its product is MPQAIAIIGPTGVGKTDISLEIAEKFAGEIISVDSMQIYRHMNIGTAKATFAERARVPHYLIDIVDPDEEYNAANFTRDALIAAKQIHAKGKIPILVGGTGLYIKSLLKGIFDTKPVNHDLRAYLKKELQEKGSAVLYQELVTCDPAAAQKIHPNDHYRILRALEVFKTSGTPRSLHFEKQEYENPFKRVLKIGLTCINRQTLYDRINQRVEMMIKLGLIDEVNTLLEMGYSPDLKPMQSIGYRHMVNHILQKWTLDESLNLMARDTRRYAKRQFTWFNADPEIVWYENNQQDMIINQINNHIN